Proteins found in one Triticum urartu cultivar G1812 chromosome 4, Tu2.1, whole genome shotgun sequence genomic segment:
- the LOC125553136 gene encoding uncharacterized protein LOC125553136, with product MARHGGGGGSGSCTSKASLARYIPRALRGRKKQQPYLMGGRRRAPDGYAASVELSASAGSTWPADSVVRVVLWSGIVEVYAGVVLACAVVGNHPPGLCLAHPDVFRNPHGATVRPLEPLFPGQKVLLLPETTVRRLQRDIPEGSVGANPDHDDREDEDAAASSTDDADTDADMSSSSWSGEEREATPEGCCARDFFVNREFWAEWQFKRMVDRGLAVKKEGAARPAKKDKKRRRKTKQTDGTPDAAAGTGCRNSGRISQAQKWTRPWEPSLPSVDEDEEDATPPSTPSSEAAARTDHETA from the coding sequence ATGGCTCgtcatggcggcggcggcggtagcGGCAGCTGCACGTCGAAGGCGTCTCTGGCCAGGTACATCCCGCGGGCCCTGCGGGGCCGGAAGAAGCAGCAGCCGTACCTCATGGGGGGCCGGCGGCGGGCGCCCGACGGCTACGCGGCGTCGGTGGAGCTCAGCGCGAGCGCCGGCTCCACGTGGCCCGCCGACTCGGTGGTGCGGGTGGTGCTCTGGAGCGGCATCGTGGAGGTGTACGCGGGCGTGGTGCTCGCCTGCGCCGTCGTCGGCAACCACCCGCCGGGCCTCTGCCTCGCGCACCCGGACGTCTTCCGCAACCCGCACGGCGCCACCGTGCGGCCCCTCGAGCCGCTCTTCCCCGGCCAGAAGGTGCTGCTGCTGCCCGAGACCACCGTGCGCCGGCTCCAGCGCGACATCCCCGAGGGCTCCGTCGGGGCCAACCCCGACCACGACGACCGCGAGGACGAGGACGCGGCGGCGTCGTCCACGGACGACGCGGACACGGACGCTGACATGTCCTCGTCGTCGTGGTCgggggaggagcgggaggcgacGCCGGAGGGGTGCTGCGCGAGGGACTTCTTCGTGAACCGGGAATTCTGGGCCGAGTGGCAGTTCAAGAGGATGGTGGACCGCGGGCTCGCCGTCAAAAAGGAGGGCGCCGCCAGGCCGGCGAAGAAGGACAAGAAGAGGCGGAGGAAGACGAAGCAGACGGACGGCACGCCGGACGCGGCGGCGGGCACGGGGTGCCGTAACTCCGGCAGGATAAGCCAGGCGCAGAAGTGGACGAGGCCGTGGGAGCCGAGCCTGCCGTCCGtggacgaggacgaggaggacgcgacgccgccgtcgaccccttcatcggaggcggcggcgaggaccGACCACGAGACGGCATGA